A single genomic interval of Flavobacteriales bacterium harbors:
- a CDS encoding TraR/DksA family transcriptional regulator, whose product MSENKINRYSDEDLQEFRELIEGKLKEANEDLVLLRESLSHEGDHGTDDTSRTFNMMEDGSETMMREEMAQLAVRQEKFVKNLENALIRIENKTYGVCRVTGNLIRKERLKLVPHATLSIEAKKAQG is encoded by the coding sequence ATGTCAGAAAATAAAATTAATAGATACAGCGACGAAGATTTACAAGAATTTAGAGAATTAATTGAGGGTAAATTAAAAGAGGCGAACGAGGATTTAGTTTTGTTAAGAGAGTCATTGTCTCATGAAGGAGATCACGGGACAGACGATACCAGTAGAACATTCAATATGATGGAGGATGGGTCTGAAACAATGATGAGAGAAGAGATGGCTCAATTAGCTGTAAGACAAGAAAAGTTTGTGAAGAACTTAGAGAATGCATTGATTAGAATTGAAAACAAGACGTATGGTGTATGTCGTGTTACGGGTAATTTAATTAGAAAAGAGCGTTTAAAGTTAGTTCCGCACGCTACATTAAGTATAGAAGCTAAGAAAGCACAAGGGTAA
- a CDS encoding SdpI family protein, with amino-acid sequence MELEKYQNVIFIILTIVGVVFLAISIFLIKFPPKKINGLYGYRTSRSMQSQEAWDYSQRYSSKIMVVLGLVYFVLGITSLFIPKQEDMVGALVSIVIVLSGVFFMFYKTEKQLAKHFDF; translated from the coding sequence ATGGAGCTAGAAAAGTACCAAAACGTCATCTTTATTATTCTTACAATTGTAGGGGTCGTGTTTTTGGCGATCAGTATTTTTCTAATCAAGTTTCCACCCAAAAAAATAAATGGGTTGTATGGATATAGAACTTCTAGATCTATGCAGTCTCAGGAAGCTTGGGATTATTCACAACGTTATTCTTCTAAAATAATGGTCGTTTTAGGGCTTGTTTATTTTGTGTTGGGAATAACGAGCCTATTTATTCCTAAGCAAGAGGATATGGTGGGTGCACTTGTTTCAATAGTAATAGTGCTTAGTGGCGTTTTTTTTATGTTTTACAAAACAGAAAAACAGTTAGCTAAGCATTTTGATTTTTAA
- a CDS encoding signal peptidase II, whose translation MRTALITIISVIFIDQFVKIWIKTHALLHEVVGSFGFIKFHFIENPGMAFGMAFGGDWGKIVLGVFRVLAIVGLGLIIRNLIENKAHKGLVLSISLIFAGALGNIIDGVLYGYLFDKGTVWDPMLQDWSGYAGVAQANFQGYAGILQGCVVDMIHAEFYYPSWMPFGLAGEEVFPPVFNIADSAISIGIVVIILFNKRFLGENASDFEIFKRKKKSLVE comes from the coding sequence GTGCGTACAGCTTTAATAACAATAATTTCAGTCATATTTATTGACCAGTTTGTCAAGATTTGGATCAAAACACATGCTTTGCTACATGAAGTTGTGGGGAGTTTTGGTTTTATTAAGTTTCACTTTATAGAAAACCCTGGAATGGCATTTGGAATGGCATTTGGAGGAGACTGGGGAAAGATTGTACTCGGTGTATTTAGAGTTCTTGCCATTGTTGGTTTGGGATTAATCATTAGAAACTTAATAGAAAACAAGGCGCATAAAGGATTAGTGTTGTCTATTTCTTTAATCTTTGCTGGAGCTTTGGGGAATATTATTGATGGTGTTTTATACGGTTACTTATTTGATAAAGGAACAGTATGGGACCCTATGTTACAGGATTGGTCTGGTTATGCAGGAGTAGCTCAAGCTAATTTTCAAGGTTATGCTGGAATTCTTCAAGGTTGTGTAGTCGATATGATACATGCAGAGTTTTATTACCCATCATGGATGCCATTCGGGTTAGCAGGAGAGGAAGTGTTTCCTCCAGTTTTTAATATTGCCGACTCTGCAATTTCAATCGGTATTGTAGTTATCATCTTGTTTAATAAGCGATTTTTAGGAGAGAATGCAAGTGATTTTGAAATCTTTAAAAGAAAGAAAAAATCATTGGTGGAGTAA